From a region of the Deinococcus apachensis DSM 19763 genome:
- a CDS encoding M28 family peptidase codes for MLHAAERQLLDAVTLDRPWDLITTFSSLKREHPSDVQRAAEQIEQRLRELGIPVEVHRADLFLSLPRQASVTVGDETFFAKPMAMSAIYRDGLAAPLVYQPSVYAANADDMFSSALLAGNVDVRGKIVITEGFGMPGKIRELERRGAVGVIAINPGARAHWGICTSIWGTPDLHDLPRKPQVAVANVNRPDGDRLIELAQAGANAVLKTDLEEGWFPSPIPVVTIPGTEDPEAFVLLHGHYDSWDYGVGDNAVGDATLLEVARNLWNHRAELRRSVRIAWWPGHSTGRYAGSTWYADHFALDLYRNCVVQINCDSPGCRWATEYKDVSVMAEATGWAGDIIRDVTGQEMHAERPVRAGDYSFNNIGLSGFFMLLSTMPDDLRAEKGYYAVGGCGGNIAWHTEDDTLEVADRDILLKDIRIYLLSAYRTANQTIIPFDYTRTLDEIGEALNEYAAAAGTAFDLSPTRSAVHELRLDLQRLVRAAQELSDESLASPAVRRVNVALISVARHLVQASYTQVPAFFHDPAEHVPTLPDLAILGQLEGAGPEERGFVLTHATRGQNRLVAHLTDARDAVRGALERIEIPVQGGQ; via the coding sequence ATGCTGCACGCTGCAGAACGCCAGCTTCTCGACGCCGTCACGCTCGACCGACCCTGGGACCTGATCACGACCTTCAGCAGCCTCAAGCGCGAGCACCCCAGCGACGTGCAGCGCGCCGCGGAGCAGATCGAGCAGCGCCTCCGTGAGCTCGGCATTCCCGTCGAGGTGCACCGCGCGGACCTGTTTCTCAGCCTGCCGCGTCAGGCGAGCGTGACAGTCGGCGACGAGACCTTCTTCGCCAAGCCGATGGCCATGAGTGCCATCTACCGGGACGGGCTGGCGGCACCCCTGGTCTACCAGCCCAGCGTGTACGCGGCGAATGCCGACGACATGTTCTCCAGCGCCCTCCTGGCGGGGAATGTGGATGTCCGCGGCAAGATCGTCATCACCGAGGGCTTCGGCATGCCGGGCAAGATCCGGGAACTCGAACGGCGCGGGGCGGTGGGCGTGATCGCCATCAACCCCGGGGCCCGCGCCCACTGGGGCATCTGCACGAGCATCTGGGGAACCCCGGACCTGCACGACCTGCCGCGCAAACCCCAGGTGGCGGTCGCCAACGTCAACCGGCCCGATGGGGACCGGCTGATCGAACTGGCGCAGGCCGGGGCGAACGCCGTACTGAAGACCGATCTGGAGGAGGGCTGGTTTCCCTCGCCCATCCCCGTCGTCACCATCCCCGGGACGGAGGACCCCGAGGCGTTCGTCCTGCTCCACGGGCACTACGACTCCTGGGATTACGGGGTGGGCGACAACGCCGTCGGGGACGCCACCCTGCTGGAAGTCGCCCGCAACCTCTGGAACCACCGTGCTGAGCTGCGCCGCAGCGTCCGGATCGCCTGGTGGCCGGGGCACTCGACCGGACGGTACGCGGGGAGCACCTGGTATGCCGACCACTTCGCCCTGGACCTGTACCGCAACTGCGTGGTCCAGATCAACTGCGACTCTCCGGGCTGCCGCTGGGCGACCGAGTACAAGGACGTGAGCGTGATGGCGGAGGCCACCGGCTGGGCGGGCGACATCATCCGTGACGTCACGGGCCAGGAGATGCACGCGGAACGCCCGGTGCGCGCGGGCGACTACTCCTTCAACAACATCGGGCTGAGCGGGTTTTTCATGCTGCTCTCGACTATGCCCGATGACCTGCGCGCCGAGAAGGGCTATTACGCGGTGGGGGGCTGCGGGGGCAACATCGCCTGGCACACCGAGGACGACACCCTGGAGGTGGCCGACCGCGACATCCTGCTCAAGGACATCCGGATCTACCTGCTGTCGGCCTACCGCACCGCCAACCAGACCATCATCCCCTTCGACTACACCCGGACCCTGGACGAGATCGGCGAGGCGCTGAACGAGTACGCGGCTGCGGCGGGGACGGCCTTCGATCTTAGCCCGACGCGCTCGGCGGTCCACGAGCTGCGCCTCGACCTGCAGCGGCTGGTCCGCGCCGCCCAGGAGTTGAGCGATGAGTCCCTCGCGTCTCCCGCGGTGCGCCGGGTGAACGTCGCGCTGATCTCGGTGGCCCGGCACCTCGTTCAGGCCAGCTATACGCAGGTCCCCGCGTTCTTCCACGATCCCGCCGAGCATGTGCCGACGCTCCCCGACCTCGCCATTCTCGGGCAGCTCGAGGGGGCCGGTCCTGAAGAGCGCGGTTTCGTGCTCACCCACGCGACCCGCGGCCAGAACCGCCTGGTCGCCCACCTTACGGACGCCCGGGACGCCGTTCGGGGCGCCCTGGAACGCATCGAGATTCCCGTCCAAGGAGGACAGTGA
- a CDS encoding ABC transporter permease: MTARLLNSPQAPAQRTWRRLRRDPVAVTAAAVLIAVVLFAFLGPVLRPVNPEALDLGNTLGRVSWSHPLGTDENGRDVLIRLMLGGRVSLLVGLFAVLVSLIVGTFIGALAGFYGGWLEGLLMRFTDGILALPAFFVSVLTLTFFGPGLVPLVLVIGLTSWMGLARLVRGEVLKYREEQYVEAARALGGRDGRVLFRHVLPQVLPTLIVNASVGISTAILAESALSFLGLGIQPPNASWGNMLSGAQNYFYTAPRLAVYPGLLILVTVLASNLLGDAVRDATDPTS; the protein is encoded by the coding sequence TTGACGGCCCGGCTGCTCAACTCCCCCCAGGCGCCGGCCCAGCGAACCTGGCGTCGACTGCGCCGTGACCCGGTGGCGGTCACGGCGGCGGCCGTCCTGATCGCGGTGGTCCTGTTCGCGTTCCTGGGGCCGGTGCTGCGGCCCGTCAACCCGGAGGCCCTCGACCTGGGCAACACCCTGGGGCGCGTGAGCTGGAGCCATCCCCTGGGCACCGATGAGAACGGCCGTGACGTCCTGATCCGGCTGATGCTCGGTGGGCGTGTCAGCCTGCTGGTCGGCCTCTTCGCGGTGCTGGTTTCCTTGATCGTCGGCACGTTCATCGGCGCGCTGGCGGGATTCTATGGCGGGTGGCTGGAGGGCCTGCTGATGCGGTTCACCGACGGCATCCTGGCCCTGCCCGCCTTTTTCGTCAGCGTTCTCACCCTGACCTTTTTCGGCCCGGGGCTGGTGCCGCTGGTCCTCGTCATCGGCCTGACCTCCTGGATGGGGCTCGCCCGGCTGGTGCGCGGCGAGGTCCTGAAATACCGCGAGGAGCAGTACGTGGAGGCCGCCCGCGCGCTGGGCGGGCGCGACGGCCGGGTGCTGTTCCGGCACGTGCTGCCCCAGGTGCTGCCCACCCTGATCGTGAATGCCAGCGTCGGCATTAGCACGGCCATCCTGGCGGAATCGGCGCTGTCCTTCCTCGGCCTGGGCATCCAGCCCCCCAACGCCAGCTGGGGAAACATGCTCAGCGGCGCCCAGAACTACTTCTACACCGCCCCCCGACTTGCCGTGTACCCCGGGTTGTTGATCCTCGTCACGGTGCTGGCGAGCAACCTGCTGGGCGACGCCGTGCGGGACGCCACGGATCCAACCAGTTGA
- a CDS encoding IclR family transcriptional regulator, translating into MPKSSAAPESSAEYTISALEAGLQVLALVGQFPELKIPQLATRAGMTRSKVYRILQTLARLGYVWFDDEHAVRLGSASLILGQQAREQYSLNQAARPILDRLADETGENIHLVVREGQHSLVVDVRTSPHPVRMFARIGRVGPLHAGGSSKVLLAYAPRDVLDAILSRPLERFTAGTITDAAALEQALRHIREDGTHVAISDLEEDTFSIAAPIFDDQGQAVASVSIAGPLMRLDPNNQERYLGLIREASRELSERLGFSAGLQLAEWSATTP; encoded by the coding sequence ATGCCAAAGTCAAGTGCAGCCCCGGAGTCCTCAGCGGAGTACACCATCTCGGCCCTGGAAGCTGGCCTGCAGGTCCTGGCCCTGGTCGGCCAATTCCCGGAACTGAAAATCCCGCAGCTGGCCACCCGGGCGGGCATGACGAGGAGCAAGGTCTACCGAATCCTCCAGACGCTGGCGCGCCTCGGTTACGTCTGGTTCGACGACGAGCACGCGGTGCGCCTGGGCTCGGCTTCCCTCATCCTCGGTCAGCAGGCCCGGGAGCAGTATTCGCTGAACCAGGCGGCCCGGCCGATCCTCGACCGACTGGCGGACGAGACCGGGGAAAATATCCACCTCGTGGTCCGTGAAGGCCAGCATTCCCTGGTCGTCGACGTCCGAACCTCACCACACCCGGTGAGAATGTTCGCTCGTATCGGGCGCGTCGGCCCTCTCCATGCCGGTGGGTCGTCCAAGGTGCTGCTCGCTTACGCGCCCCGGGACGTACTGGACGCCATTCTCTCCCGGCCCCTCGAACGGTTCACCGCGGGCACCATCACCGATGCCGCGGCACTGGAACAGGCGCTGCGCCACATCCGGGAAGACGGGACGCATGTGGCGATCTCGGATCTGGAGGAGGACACCTTCTCGATTGCCGCCCCCATCTTCGATGACCAGGGTCAGGCCGTGGCGTCCGTCAGCATCGCCGGGCCACTGATGCGCCTCGACCCGAACAATCAGGAGCGGTACCTTGGCCTGATCCGCGAAGCCAGCCGCGAGCTTTCAGAGCGTCTTGGATTTTCGGCTGGACTGCAGCTGGCCGAATGGTCAGCCACAACCCCGTGA
- a CDS encoding M20/M25/M40 family metallo-hydrolase, with protein sequence MNVEAIHADLKHHFEDDLEDIRRFLRQPSISYTGEGIRETARAVADLIASLGGEAEVVETPGHPIVYGELWQDAPQTLLIYGMYDVMPTDEDGWMAEPFGAEIHDLPGLGPSVICRGAVNTKGPLAAFFTAMRSIQRVDGKLPVNLLFAVEGEEEMGSRSFPAFAERYADRLRRADAVLFPFFEQDEAGMPSLVLGTKGMLYVELICTGGDWGGPTERGIHGSYNAWVRNPAWRLTRALASFIDDDETIRVKGFFDDVRPLPDREAALLDEQIDGGLFDAGVFREAYAVRRLKEPDDRRAWHRLFSQPQLNIDGLAAGYIGPETKTVLPHQATAKVDVRMVPDMDPDKVLAGLRAHLDEGGFSDIEIKVYNKYPWSKLSLDEPAVQAMIRTYRALHGELQLWPINPGSAPYYVFERLLGLPYVTGGLGHGSRQHSSNEYCTVAGILDFERSMVTFLDEFTRGQTPEGDEHA encoded by the coding sequence ATGAACGTTGAGGCCATCCACGCTGACCTGAAGCATCATTTTGAGGACGACCTGGAAGACATCCGCCGCTTCCTGCGCCAGCCCAGCATCAGTTACACCGGCGAAGGCATCCGCGAGACGGCACGCGCCGTGGCCGATCTCATCGCCTCCCTGGGCGGCGAGGCCGAGGTCGTCGAGACCCCGGGCCATCCCATCGTGTACGGCGAGCTGTGGCAGGACGCTCCCCAGACCCTGCTGATCTACGGCATGTACGACGTGATGCCCACCGACGAGGACGGCTGGATGGCCGAGCCGTTCGGCGCCGAAATCCACGACCTGCCCGGGCTGGGGCCCAGCGTCATCTGCCGGGGGGCCGTCAACACCAAGGGGCCGCTCGCCGCCTTCTTCACCGCCATGCGGAGCATTCAACGGGTGGACGGGAAGTTGCCGGTCAACCTGCTGTTCGCCGTCGAGGGCGAGGAGGAGATGGGTAGCCGCTCTTTTCCGGCCTTTGCCGAGCGGTACGCGGATAGGCTCCGGCGGGCCGACGCGGTGTTGTTTCCCTTCTTCGAGCAGGATGAGGCCGGGATGCCCAGCCTGGTGCTGGGCACCAAGGGAATGCTGTACGTGGAGCTGATCTGCACCGGCGGCGACTGGGGCGGCCCCACCGAGCGCGGCATCCACGGCAGTTACAACGCCTGGGTGAGGAATCCGGCGTGGCGACTCACTCGAGCCCTCGCCAGCTTTATCGACGACGACGAAACCATTCGGGTGAAGGGCTTTTTCGACGACGTGCGCCCGCTCCCGGACCGGGAGGCGGCCCTGCTCGACGAGCAGATCGACGGGGGCCTGTTCGACGCCGGGGTGTTCCGGGAAGCGTACGCCGTGCGGCGGCTCAAGGAGCCGGACGACCGCCGGGCCTGGCACCGGCTGTTCTCGCAGCCGCAGCTCAATATCGACGGCCTGGCCGCGGGCTACATCGGCCCGGAAACCAAGACCGTGCTCCCGCATCAGGCGACGGCCAAGGTGGACGTGCGGATGGTGCCCGACATGGACCCCGATAAGGTCCTGGCCGGGTTGCGGGCTCACCTGGACGAGGGAGGATTCTCTGACATCGAGATTAAGGTCTACAACAAGTACCCCTGGTCGAAGCTCAGCCTGGACGAACCCGCCGTGCAGGCGATGATCCGCACCTACCGGGCGCTGCACGGGGAGCTGCAGCTGTGGCCTATCAATCCCGGAAGTGCGCCCTATTACGTCTTCGAGCGCCTGCTGGGCCTGCCTTACGTCACCGGTGGCCTGGGCCACGGCTCGCGGCAGCATTCCAGCAACGAGTACTGCACGGTGGCGGGCATCCTGGACTTCGAGCGGTCGATGGTCACGTTTCTGGACGAATTCACGCGGGGGCAGACCCCGGAGGGAGACGAACATGCGTAA
- a CDS encoding ABC transporter substrate-binding protein: MKRPLMALSFALGVGVAGAQQGILQLPLINDPIMNPLIAPELGSILVNKVIFPGLVRPNEDLQPVPDLAKSWTITNGGLVYTFTLRDNVRWHDGKPFTADDVVFTFNAARDPKSGSRLASDFSSIKSVEARGKNTVRFVLSRPFAPFLILLGHNAGILPKHLLEGKDLNSATAFNRQMPIGTGPFKVSRVVPGASVTLVANKDYYGGPPKLAGITFKVVPDLNTQVAQLRSGGLDWVTLEPSNLPSVQGAQNVTIKQADAVQHYLVFFNLKNPLFTSATVRRAMQYAVNRKAIIDGILKGYAAYPTSTIPTALRTYYDKSIKPITYDPAQAKKLLAQAGWKPNAQGMLVNAKGEPFKFTLIVDKGNATREQAALAVQQDLKKIGMDVTLQTLEFATLVRDYLIPGKYDANLIWWTTPPDPDQYSFYATGQDNNEASWSNARADSLLKRGRETVDPAARKNIYNAYQRLTMQDPPVLVLYYPKELQAISKRLTGVPDLGIRDALRYSERFQLR; encoded by the coding sequence ATGAAACGACCGTTGATGGCGCTGAGTTTCGCCCTGGGCGTGGGGGTCGCGGGGGCCCAGCAGGGCATCCTGCAGCTGCCCCTGATCAACGACCCGATCATGAACCCCCTGATCGCGCCCGAGCTGGGCAGCATCCTGGTGAACAAGGTGATCTTCCCAGGCCTGGTGCGGCCCAACGAGGACCTCCAGCCGGTCCCCGACCTCGCCAAAAGCTGGACGATCACCAACGGGGGCCTGGTCTACACCTTTACCCTGCGGGACAACGTGCGCTGGCACGACGGCAAGCCGTTTACCGCCGATGACGTGGTGTTTACGTTCAACGCGGCCCGGGACCCGAAGAGCGGTTCACGCCTGGCTTCGGACTTCAGCTCCATCAAGTCGGTGGAGGCGAGGGGCAAGAACACCGTACGTTTCGTCCTCTCCCGCCCCTTCGCGCCGTTCCTGATCCTGCTGGGGCACAACGCGGGCATCCTGCCCAAACATCTCCTGGAGGGCAAGGACCTCAACTCGGCGACCGCCTTCAACCGCCAGATGCCCATTGGCACCGGGCCCTTCAAGGTCTCCCGGGTCGTGCCCGGTGCGAGCGTCACCCTGGTCGCCAACAAGGACTACTACGGCGGCCCCCCCAAGCTGGCGGGCATCACCTTCAAGGTCGTGCCGGACCTCAACACCCAGGTCGCGCAGTTGCGTTCCGGGGGGCTCGACTGGGTGACGCTGGAACCCAGCAACCTGCCCAGCGTCCAGGGCGCGCAGAACGTCACCATCAAACAGGCCGACGCCGTCCAGCACTACCTGGTGTTCTTCAACCTGAAAAACCCGCTGTTTACCAGTGCCACGGTGCGGCGCGCGATGCAGTATGCGGTCAACCGCAAGGCCATCATCGACGGCATCCTCAAGGGCTACGCCGCCTATCCCACGAGCACCATCCCGACGGCGCTGCGCACCTACTACGACAAGTCCATCAAGCCGATCACCTACGATCCGGCGCAGGCCAAAAAGCTCCTCGCGCAGGCGGGCTGGAAACCCAATGCCCAGGGCATGCTCGTGAACGCCAAGGGTGAGCCCTTCAAGTTCACCTTGATCGTGGACAAGGGCAACGCCACCCGTGAACAGGCGGCGCTGGCCGTGCAGCAGGACCTCAAGAAGATCGGCATGGACGTCACCCTGCAGACCCTGGAGTTCGCCACCTTGGTGCGCGACTACCTGATTCCCGGGAAGTACGACGCGAACCTGATCTGGTGGACCACCCCCCCCGACCCGGACCAATACTCGTTCTACGCCACCGGCCAGGACAACAACGAGGCGTCCTGGAGCAACGCGCGCGCCGACTCCCTGCTCAAGCGGGGCCGCGAGACGGTGGACCCGGCCGCCCGCAAGAACATCTACAACGCCTACCAGCGGCTGACCATGCAGGACCCTCCGGTGCTCGTCCTCTACTATCCCAAGGAACTGCAGGCCATCAGCAAGAGGCTGACCGGCGTCCCTGACCTGGGCATCCGCGACGCCCTGCGCTATAGCGAGCGGTTCCAGCTGCGCTGA
- a CDS encoding ABC transporter permease, which yields MLTPGYVARRVLHALVVLAVVGVVTFFIVRLAPGGPSLLADPALRDAERAAIEARLGLNDPLPLQFLKFVGSAVRGDLGQSFLFGTPTLQVIASRLGNTLILAGASLLLTLLVAVPLGTLCGLRPHSWLDRLISVISVVVLAVPVFWLGLMLIIALAVLRPVLPAGGMYTTGREGDVGDLLRHLLLPAVVLASASIAELLRYTRSSVRSAARLDHVRTARAKGLPQRAVNRRHVLKNALIPVVTVIGLQLPRLVGGAAVTETIFAWPGMGRLSVEAALGRDYPLILGVTLVVALAVVLFNLLVDLLYPLIDPRIRTEV from the coding sequence ATGCTCACCCCCGGATACGTCGCCCGGCGCGTCCTGCACGCGCTGGTCGTGCTGGCCGTGGTGGGGGTCGTGACCTTTTTCATCGTGCGGCTCGCCCCGGGGGGGCCCTCGCTGCTGGCGGACCCGGCCCTGCGGGACGCCGAACGAGCCGCCATCGAGGCACGTCTGGGGCTGAACGATCCCCTGCCGCTGCAGTTTCTCAAGTTCGTGGGGAGCGCCGTTCGGGGCGACCTCGGGCAGAGCTTCCTGTTCGGAACGCCCACCCTGCAGGTCATCGCCTCGCGCCTGGGCAACACGCTCATCCTGGCGGGCGCCTCCCTGCTGCTGACGCTGCTCGTCGCGGTGCCGCTCGGCACCCTCTGCGGCCTGCGCCCGCACTCCTGGCTGGACCGGCTGATCAGCGTGATCAGCGTCGTGGTGCTCGCGGTGCCCGTCTTCTGGCTGGGCCTGATGCTGATCATCGCCCTCGCGGTCCTGCGCCCGGTGCTGCCCGCGGGCGGGATGTACACCACCGGCCGGGAAGGGGACGTGGGGGACCTCCTGCGGCATCTCCTGCTGCCCGCAGTCGTGCTCGCGAGCGCTTCCATCGCGGAGCTGCTGCGCTACACACGTTCCAGTGTCCGCAGCGCCGCGCGGCTCGACCATGTCCGGACGGCGCGGGCCAAAGGGCTGCCGCAGCGCGCCGTGAACCGGCGCCACGTCCTGAAGAATGCCCTGATCCCAGTCGTCACCGTGATCGGCCTGCAACTCCCCCGCCTGGTGGGGGGCGCCGCGGTGACCGAGACCATCTTCGCGTGGCCCGGCATGGGGCGGCTCAGCGTGGAAGCGGCGCTGGGACGCGACTACCCGCTGATCCTCGGCGTGACCCTGGTGGTGGCGCTCGCCGTGGTGCTCTTCAACCTGCTCGTCGATCTGCTCTACCCCCTGATCGACCCCCGGATCCGCACGGAGGTCTGA